From the Pseudomonas sp. VD-NE ins genome, the window CAGACCCTGACCTAGTGGGCCGGTGGTGGTTTCAACACCCGGGGTGTAACCGAATTCAGGGTGACCCGGGGTGCGGCTGTGCAGTTGACGGAACTGCTTGAGGTCGTCGATCGACAGGTCGTAACCGGTCAGGTGCAGCAGCGAATAGATCAACATCGAGCCATGGCCGTTGGACAGCACGAAGCGGTCACGGTCGGCGAACGATGGATTGCTCGGGTTGTGCTTGAGGTAGTCGCGCCAAAGCACTTCGGCAATATCTGCCATACCCATTGGGGCACCGGGATGGCCGCTGTTGGCTTTTTGCACGGCATCCATGCTGAGGGCACGAATGGCGTTGGCACGCTCACGACGGCTAGGCATCGCTGATCTCCTGGGTGTGAATAGATTGAAACGGAAAAAAGGAGGGCATTTTCCCTCACCGGAGCGCCTCGGGGCAATGACAGATAGTCATCCGGGGGCGTTTTTCCAATGGATAGCGGCGCTTTCTTTTGGTGAAACCTTTCCGCTACTCGTTTGTAGAGTTAACCGGTGAGTGAGAAGTGCAATAAAAAGCGCCATTGATCGAGCAATATCAAAACTTTTTGATATTGGCCTTGCGATGAATTCCCCCCGTCTCTAGACTGCGGCCCTATGAATTTACGCGTGCCTTCCATTCGCCATGACGATTGCGACGAGCTGGCGGCCCTGTGCAAGGCCGGCGGCGATCCGTTGCGGCTGAATGTCCTGCGCGCATTGGCCAACGATTCGTTCGGTGTTCTGGAACTGGCGCAGATTTTCGGCATTGGCCAGTCCGGCATGAGCCACCACCTCAAGGTACTGGCACAGGCTGATCTGGTAGCAACCCGCCGCGAAGGCAACGCGATTTTCTATCGCCGCGCCCTGCCCCACACCGAACTGCTCGGCGGCAAATTACACGCTGCATTGTTAGAAGAAGTCGACAACCTCGATCTGCCTGACGATGTGCAATTGCGGATCGAACAGGTTCACGGCCAACGTGCCGCGGCCAGTCAGGACTTTTTCGCCCGGGTCGCGGAGAAATTCCGTGCCCAGCAAGACTTGATCGCAGGCCTGCCGCAGTACCGCGAAAGCGTGCTGGCCCTGCTCGACAAACTGAACTTCAATGGTGCAGCCACGGCCATTGAAGTCGGCCCCGGCGATGGTGCTTTTCTGCCGGAACTGGCGCGTCGCTTCGGCACCGTAACCGCGCTGGACAACAGCCCGGCGATGCTCGAACTGGCGCGTCAGGTATGTGAACGTGAACAGCTGGCTAACGTCAGCCTGCAATTGGCCGATGCATTGAACGGCACAAGCCTTCAGGCCGATTGCGTAGTGTTGAACATGGTGTTGCACCATTTCGCCGCACCGGCCGATGCGCTCAAGCACATGGCCGACCTGCTGCAACCGGGCGGTAGCCTGCTCGTGACAGAGTTATGTAGCCACAACCAGAGTTGGGCCAGGGAGGCCTGCGGTGATCTGTGGTTGGGGTTTGAACAGGACGATTTGGCCCGTTGGGCCACCGCTGCGGGACTCGTTCCCGGGGAAAGCCTCTATGTAGGCTTACGTAATGGTTTCCAGATCCAGGTCCGCCATTTTCAGCGACCGGCTGGCGACACTCACCATCGGTAAATTCAGGAAAACATCGAGATGAGCGAATACTCCCTCTTCACCTCCGAGTCCGTGTCCGAAGGACATCCGGACAAAATCGCCGACCAGATTTCCGATGCGGTGCTGGACGCCATTATTGCCCAGGACAAACACGCACGCGTTGCTGTGGAAACTCTGGTCAAGACCGGCGTGGCCATCGTTGCCGGTGAAGTGACCACCAGCGCCTGGGTCGACCTGGAGCAGATCGTTCGTGACGTGATTTGCGACATCGGCTACACCAGTTCCGAAGTTGGCTTCGACGGCGCGACTTGCGGCGTGATGAACATCATCGGCAAGCAGTCCCCAGACATCAACCAGGGTGTTGACCGTGCCAAGCCTGAAGATCAGGGCGCCGGCGACCAGGGCCTGATGTTCGGCTACGCCAGCAACGAAACCGACGTTTTGATGCCAGCACCGATCACCTTCTCGCACCAACTGGTACAGCGCCAGGCCGAAGCCCGTAAATCGGGTCTGCTGCCTTGGCTGCGTCCGGACGCCAAGTCGCAAGTGACTTGCCGTTACGAAGGCGGCAAGGTTGTCGGTATCGACGCGGTTGTTCTGTCGACCCAGCACAACCCTGAAGTGTCGTACAAAGACCTGCGCGAAGGCGTGATGGAGCTGATCGTCAAGCACGTGCTGCCTGCCGAACTGCTGAGCAAAGACACCCAGTTCCACATCAACCCGACCGGCCAGTTCATCATTGGCGGCCCGGTAGGTGACTGCGGTCTGACCGGTCGCAAGATCATCGTCGACAGCTACGGCGGCATGGCCCGTCACGGCGGCGGCGCGTTCTCCGGTAAAGATCCATCGAAGGTTGACCGTTCGGCTGCGTACGCTGGCCGTTACGTTGCCAAGAACATCGTCGCGGCCGGCCTGGCCGAGCGTTGCGAGATCCAGGTTTCCTACGCGATCGGCGTGGCTCAGCCTACCTCGATCTCGCTGAACACCTTCGGCACCGGCAAGATCAGCGATGACAAGATCATCAAACTGGTGCGTGAAGTGTTCGACCTGCGTCCATACGCAATCACCACCATGCTCGACCTGCTGCACCCGATGTACCAGGAAACTGCAGCGTACGGCCACTTCGGTCGCGCGCCAGAGACCAAGACCGTTGGCGAAGACACCTTCACCACGTTCACCTGGGAAAAAACCGACCGCGCCGACGCACTGCGTTCTGCTGCTGGTCTGTAAGAACTTCCCGGCTGCACAAAAAGCCCCGCACGGCTCACGCCCTGCGGGGCTTTTTCATGCCTGAAACCGGGAGTTCAACTCAGAACGTTCAGGTCGATGCATATCCAGCAAACCACTCGGTCAGTCCCCTCTCCCCCGGGGAGAGGGTTAGGGTGAGGGGCTGTTTTTACTGCACAGAAACAAGCCGTAAAACACCCATCCGGCGGAGTAAATATCTTCGCCTAACCTTCAAGCATTCCCCCTGAGCAAGGACGCTCACGATGCTTGCCACGCTGCACCTGCTGTCTGTTTTCCTCGTCGCCTGTACGACCCTCAACGCCTACGCCGATTGCCCGCAATGGCCAGCCACTCAAGCAAAAAGCGAAATCGCCGCCCTGCAAAAACAGATAAACCAATGGGACGACGCCTACCACCGCGAAGGCCGCTCACTGATTGCCGATGAGCTCTACGATCAATCGCGCACACGCCTGAACGAATGGCGAGAGTGTTTCAAACTCCCCTCGCCACCCGACCCCTTGCGCACAGCCTCAGGCTCAAACGCCCACCCCATCGCCCATACCGGCCTGGATAAACTGCATAAGGCCGAGGCGGTGGAAACGTGGCTACGTGATCGCAAGGATGTCTGGATACAACCCAAAGTCGACGGCGTCGCAGTGACGCTGATTTACCGCGCAGGCGTTTTGCACCAGGCAATCAGTCGCGGTGACGGGGTTCGTGGGCAGGACTGGACGCCATCAGCGCAGAAGATCGGCGCCATTCCTCAACGCCTGAGACAACCGCTGGATATGCTGGTGCAGGGCGAACTCTATTGGCGCTTGAACGAGCACGTGCAAGCTCGATCCGGCAGCGTTAACGCTCGCTCCACCGTCGCGGGACTGATGGGACGCAAAACCCTGGATGCCGAGCAAGCCGCCGGTATCGGACTGTTCGTCTGGGACTGGCCACAAGGCCCAGCGCAGTTGCCCGAGCGAGTCGCCACGTTGGCGACGCTGGGTTTCGCCACGATTGAACCCTACAGTCATCCTGTCGCCGACTTTGCTGCAGCACAGAAATGGCGCGATCACTGGTATCGCTCACCCCTGCCCTTTGCCACTGACGGCGCGGTATTGCGCCAGAGCCAACGACCACCCGCCGAGCGCTGGCAGGCTCGCGCTCCGTATTGGGCAGTTGCGTGGAAGTATCCTTTTGCTCAAGCGCTGGCCGAAGTGCGCAAGGTCAACTTCAAGATCGGGCGCACCGGGCGTATCACGCCAGTACTCGAACTCAAACCCGTCATGCTCGATGACCGGGAAATCAAACGGGTCAGCGCCAGTTCCTTCAAGCGCTGGCAAGACCTGGATATCCGCCCCGGTGACCAAGTGGCAATCAGCCTCGCCGGCCTGACCATTCCACGGCTCGACAGCGTGGTGCTGCGCGCCGCCGAACGCACAAACCTCAACATCCCCAACGCCGACGACTTCCACGCATTGAGCTGCTGGCAACCCACGCCCGGCTGCGAAAGCCAGTTTCTCGCACGCCTGACCTGGCTCAGTGGCAAACAAGGGCTGGCGCTGCAACATGTCGGTCGTGGCACGTGGGAGAAACTTCTCGAAACACGCCGTGTGAACAACCTGCTGGATTGGTTGACCCTCGACGCGCCAGAGCTTGCTAACATTGCCGGCTTCGGCGAACGCAGCAGCGAACGCCTGATGAACAGCTTTCACAGCGCCCGCCAGCGACCGTTCACCCAATGGCTCAAAGCCTTGGGCTTGCCGCCAACCGGTCAGGCACAACTGCCTGATTCGTGGCAGGCGCTGGCACAACGCGATACCGAACAATGGCAGGCAGAAGCCGGTATCGGCCCGGGACGCGCAGCGCAATTGAGCGCATTCTTTCGCGATCCGCAGGTACTGGCCTTGAGCGAAACCTTACAGGCCGCCGGAATCGACGGTTTCTGACTACGCAATCCCGGCGCGCCGGGAACCCATCGGCCACCGAGGCGCTCCAACAGCGCAGTGCCTGACCGACCCGATTGCCTTTGCACATGGAGCTTTTATGAAATTTTTCGCACCGCTCGCCTTACTGACCCTTTGCGGCGTAATGGCCGCCCCTGTGATGGCCGACGAAGACGCCCCGGGCCTGACCGGCTGCGCTGCCAAGAAGCAGGGCATCATGAATCAGATCGAACAGGCGAAATCGCGCGGCAATGCCGATCAGCAGGCCGGCCTGCAAACGGCTCTGGATGAAGTGACGAAAAACTGCACCGACGCGGGGCTGAAGAAAGAACGCGAAAACAAGGTGCTCGACGCCAAGCACGAAGTGAGCAAGCGTCAGGCTGATCTCGACAAGGCCATGAAAAAAGGCGATCCGGAGAAGATCAACAAGCGCAAAGACAAGCTGGCTGAGTCGCGCAAAGAACTGCAAGACGCGCTGGACGAAATCGATAAGTAAAAATCAGAAGATCGCAGCCTGCGGCAGCTCCTACCCTGATCAATGCAGGAGCTACCGCAGGCTGCGATCTTTTAATTATCAATGATCGCGAAACTGTTTATGGCAAGCACTGCAGGCATCTTCAACTTTCTGCACCGCCGGCCCGAGATTGCTGGCCTTGTACGGCTGAACCTGACTGGCAATCACCAATTCACCGGTGGCCGCTTCAAGGTTGCGGGCCATTTCCTGAAAACGCGCCTGCTGCTTCCAGACATCGTCCTTGGCGCTGGTGTGATCTTCTTCACGCACCTGCGGAAAATGCTTCCACGGTTCATGGGACAACGCATCGAGTTTTACCGCGCCTTCGGCAAACTTCGGTCCGTCGAACGGAATGCGTCCACGCAACATGCCGCCCAGGTCTTCGCCGGTCTTGAGCATCTGCTTGAAGATCGCCTTGCGTTGGCCCAGCGGAGAATTCGGATCGACACCGCCACAGGCGGAAAGGGTCAGACAGGCCAGCAATACAACAGAAATTCGTTTAAGAGTCATGGTGGCTTCAGGTCACGGAATTCGGCGGCCAGTATCCTCGCGTCCCCGCCAAACACCAATAGCCCTATTAAAAATACGGGTTGTTCGAGCGCATGGAGCACTCGGCCAACCGGCACAGGAATCACTCCATGAACAGCCGCTTCCAGGCCTGGCGTCACCCGCTGATCGCAACCCTGCCACTGCTGGCAATCCTCGCCGGCTGCACCGGCGGTGACAGCGCCAAGCCAAAAACCCACGCACTGGCCACTTATTCCAGCGCCACCTGGGAAGCCTTGCCGGCAGTATCCGACAGCGATCTGGTCGCCGGCTTCGGTTCGTGGCGCAGCGCCTGCACCCGACTCAAGGCTGACGCCGTGTGGGGCACCACCTGCGCCGCCGCAGCCAACGTGCCGCAAAGTGCTGAAGAGATTCGCGCTTTCCTCAAACAGAATCTCGACGTGTTCGGCCTGCGCGCTGAAAACGACAACCCCAACGGATTGATCACCGGTTACTACGAACCGGTCTACCCCGGCAGCCTGACGCCTACCGACACGGCCAATGTACCGGTGTACGGCGTCCCGGAAGACATGATCATTGTCTCGCTGGACAGCATTTACCCGGAGCTGAAGGGAAAACGCCTGCGCGGTCGCCTTGAGGGCCGAGTGCTCAAGCCTTACGACGACGCCGCGACCATCGAATCCAAAGGTGTGAAAGCCCCTGTGGTCGCGTACCTGACCGATCCGATGAACCTGCAATTTCTGCAGATCCAGGGCTCCGGACGCATTCAGACAGAAGACGGCAAACAGCTGCGCATCGCCTACGCCGACCAGAACGGGCATCCGTATCGCCCAATCGGCCGCTGGCTGGTCGAGCAAGGCGAGCTGAAGAAAGAAGACGTGACCATGAGCGCGATCAGCAACTGGGCCAAGGCCAATCCTTCGCGCATCCCGGAACTGCTGGGCAGCAATCCGAGCTATGTGTTTTTCACCCGCAACCCGGACAGCAACGAAGGCCCGCGCGGTTCGCTGAACGTACCGTTGACGGCCGGCTACAGCGCGGCGGTGGATCGCAAGGTAATTCCGTTGGGCAGTCTGTTGTGGCTATCAACCACAAAACCAGATGGCACTGCACTGGTGCGCCCGGTGGCGGCGCAGGATACCGGCGGTGCGATTGCCGGCGAGGTGCGTGCGGATCTGTTCTGGGGTACGGGCGACGCGGCCGGGCAACTGGCCGGGGACATGAAGCAGCAAGGGCAGATCTGGATGCTCTGGCCAAAAGGTGCCGCGTTGCCGCAAGTGCCGCAGGTGGCGGATACAGAGAAGAAGTAACCCTTAGGATCTTTGTCGTCTGAACAATGGCTTTCGCGAGCAGGCTCGCTCCCACAGTTGGAATGCATATCCATGTGGGAGCGAGCCTGCTCGCGAAGAGGCCATCAGCAACACCCGAGAATCAGACCGACACAAAGAAGAACGAAGCAATCAGCCCCATCCCCACAAACCACACCAGCGAACGCAGGATCGCCCAGTCCGCCAGGTAGCAAATGATGTACAGCAGGCGACTGGTAATAAACATCACCGCCAGCACATTGACCGTCACCAACTGCGCGGTTCCCACCAGGTGCGCGACGATCACCGCCGCTGCAAACGCCGGCATCACCTCAAAGCTGTTCAGTTGCGCCGCGTGCGCCCGACGGGCCACACCGTTGAGACTTTCGAGAAAGTCGCGCGGATCGTGGTTATCACTCAACCGGTAGCCACCCACTGCTTTCGCCACGCCAGTGCAGATGTATGGCAGAAAAATCGCAATCAACACGCACCACAGAGCCACCGTCATAACGCCGTCCTTTTTTCGAGTTATAGAATTCGCGAGCGGTCAGAACTTCATCACCAGCATGCCGATCAGCACCAGCCCACAGGCTAAGAGCCGCGGGCGGCCGAAAGGTTCTTTCAAGTAGCGCATGCCGAACAGCACCACCAGAATCACGCTGATCTCGCGCAACGCTGCCGCTTCGGCAATAGAGCCCAACTGCATCGCCCACAGCACCAGAGCGTAGCTGGCCAACACGCAGACGCCCACCGCCAGGCCCAGCCTCCATTGCTCACGCCAGAACAGCATGAACGCCGGACGCTTGGCGACCCACGCCAGCAAGGGAAACGGCCAGGCACTGAGCAGCGTGACCCAGACCAGATAATCCAGTGGATGCGACCAGCGGCGCAGTGCCTGGCCATCGATGTAGGTGTAGCAACCGATGCACAGACCGATCAGCGCCACCACCGGCAGCATCGACCACGGCAAGTGCTTGCCACCGCCGCCCTGCCATAGCAAGCAAACCATGCCCAACGGAATCAGCATGATGCCGAATATCTGCTGGGTGGTGAGCACCTCGCCGGCGAAGATCAGTGTCAGCGCCAGCACTACCAGCGGCGACAAACCGCGCATCAGTGGATAGACCAAGCCGAGATCGCCGACCCGATACGCCTGAATCAGCAGGTAGCGATACAGCAATTCAAACGCTGCCGACGCCAGAATCCACGGCCAGATTTCCATGGGCGGCAAGCTCACGAATGGCAACGCGATGGCGACGACCAGCAGCGCCACGCTGTCCATGCACGCCACCACCAGCAACCGTTCGGCGCTGAACTTGATTAACGTATTCCACGTCGCATGCAACAGCGCCGCCATCAATACCAACCCCGTCGCCAGCACGTCTTACCCCTTATTTTTATGAGTCCCCATGTAGGAGCTGCCGCAGGCTCGGGCCTGCGGCAGCTCCTACAGTGAATCGTCGAATAGTCAGATTATTGATTCGCGATGTGTCAGCAGCTGTTTATACTGCAAGCGACCACGCCGCACTCAGTTGCGCACAGAAAAATACCAATAATTCCTGCCTGCACCGGCCTCTATCGAGATCGGTCGTCGGCCTGCGTATGCCTGATCAAAGCGTCAAGACTACCGACAGAGACCTTGCGCATGCCACTCGCCTTGCTTGCACTCGCTGTTGCCGCATTCGGCATCGGCACAACCGAATTCGTCATCATGGGCTTGCTGCCCGATGTCGCCCGCGACCTCGCCGTGAGCATTCCCCACGCCGGTCTGTTGATCACCGGTTATGCGTTGGGCGTAGTGTTCGGCGCGCCGATCCTCGCGATCGGTACCGCGAACATGCCACGTAAAGCAACGCTGCTGGGGATGACACTGATGTTCATCCTCGGCAATGTGCTCTGCGCCCTGGCGCCAAACTACGTCACGCTGATGGCTGCACGTGTGGTTACGGCGCTGTGCCACGGTGCGTTCTTCGGCATTGGCTCGGTGGTCGCCGCCGGACTGGTCGCACCGAACAAACGCGCGCAGGCGATTGCGATGATGTTCACCGGCCTGACCTTGGCCAACGTCCTCGGCGTACCGCTGGGCACGGCGCTCGGGCAATACGCCGGCTGGCGTTCGACGTTCTGGGCGGTGTCGGTGATTGGTGTGATTGCGGCGCTCGCGCAATGGTTGTGGCTGCCAAAACACATCCCGATGGACAAGGCCAACCTCGCCAGCGAATTCAAGGTACTGGGCAAGGTCAACGTGTTGCTGGCACTGGGCATGAGTGTGCTGGCGTCGACCAGCCTGTTCAGCGTGTTCACCTATATCGCGCCGATCCTGCAGGACATCACCGGCGTCAGCCCGCACGGCGTGACGGTGATGCTGCTGTTGTTCGGCGTCGGCTTGACCGGTGGCAGCATGCTCGGCGGGCGTCTGGCCGATAGCCGTTTGTTGCCGTCGCTGGTTGGTGTGGCCTTGGCCGTGGTGGTGATTCTGGCGGCGTTCAGCCAGACCAGTCGCTCGGTGGTGCCAGCGGCAATCACGCTGGTGCTGTGGGGGATTTTCGCTTTTGCGCTGTGTCCGATTCTGCAATTGCTGATCATCGATCAGGCGCATGAAGCGCCGAATCTGGGCTCGACGTTGAACCAGAGTGCATTCAACCTTGGCAACGCGGCGGGTGCGTGGATCGGCGGGCTGGTAGTTGCCAGTGGCGCGGATCTGGCGGACTTGCCGTGGACGGGTGCGATGGTCGGTGTATTGACGGTGCTGACGGCGCTTTTCTTTATCTATCTGCAACGTCGCGAAGCGGCTGCGGTCAATGTGTCCGGCTAATCGTGTTGTGCCAGACAGAGCCCTCACCCTAGCCCTCTCCCAGAGGGAGAGGGGACTGAATGGGGGATATTTGAGAGATACGCCGACGTGAACCCGCTTTGCTGAATCCATAATCGACTCGGTTATTCAGGTCGATGCATGCCACAGACCATAAGATCGGCTCCCTCTGGAAGAGGGGACTGATCGGGGGATGCTTCAGAAGTACGCCGACCTGACGCGCATTACCGAATCCATAATCGACTCGGTTATTCAGGTCAATGCATGCCGCAAGACAATAAGGTCGGCTCCCTCTCCCTCCGGGAGAGGGCTGGGGTGAGGGAAGCTTGTGCCCTCTGTCGCTCTCAGCCCATCAAACCCCTGCGCCCAAGCATCGGGCGCGCTCCACTCACCCCTCATCCAAAGGACCCCGGATGCTTGAACTTGTCGCCGCTTTCATCTGCCTCACCACCCTCCTCACCTTCGTCAACTTCCGCTTCATCGGCCTGCCGCCGACCATCGGCGTGATGGTCACCGCGCTGTTGTTCTCGCTGATCCTGCAAGGCCTGAGCGTGCTCGGTTACCCCGGTCTCGAAGAACGCGTGCAGCAACTGATCGGTCAGATCGACTTCGGCGATCTGCTGATGAACTGGATGCTCTCATTCCTGCTGTTCGCCGGCGCCCTGCACGTCAACCTGAATGACCTGCGCAGCTACCGCTGGCCCATCGGCCTGTTGGCGACTTTCGGCGTGTTGATTGCCACCACGGTCATCGGCAGCCTTGCCTATTACATTTTTGCCCTGTTCGGCTGGCACGTGAGTTTCTTGTATTGCCTGCTATTCGGCGCGCTGATTTCGCCGACCGACCCGATTGCGGTGCTCGGTGTACTGCGTACCGCCAACGCCTCGAAGCCACTGAAAACCACCATCGTCGGTGAGTCGCTGTTCAATGACGGCACGGCGGTAGTGGTGTTCACCGTGTTGCTGGGCATCGCCCAACTCGGCGAAACCCCGACCGTCAGTGCCACCGCCATGTTGTTCGTTCATGAAGCGATTGGCGGTGTGTTGTTCGGTGGGCTGATCGGTTATCTGGTCTATCGAATGATCAAGAGTGTCGAACAGCATCAGATCACCGTGATGCTGACCCTGGCGTTGGTCATCGGCGGTTCGGCGATGGCCACGGAGATTCACGTTTCCGCGCCGATTGCGATGGTCGTCGCCGGTCTGATCATCGGCAACGTCGGGCGTAATCTGGCG encodes:
- a CDS encoding murein transglycosylase A, which codes for MNSRFQAWRHPLIATLPLLAILAGCTGGDSAKPKTHALATYSSATWEALPAVSDSDLVAGFGSWRSACTRLKADAVWGTTCAAAANVPQSAEEIRAFLKQNLDVFGLRAENDNPNGLITGYYEPVYPGSLTPTDTANVPVYGVPEDMIIVSLDSIYPELKGKRLRGRLEGRVLKPYDDAATIESKGVKAPVVAYLTDPMNLQFLQIQGSGRIQTEDGKQLRIAYADQNGHPYRPIGRWLVEQGELKKEDVTMSAISNWAKANPSRIPELLGSNPSYVFFTRNPDSNEGPRGSLNVPLTAGYSAAVDRKVIPLGSLLWLSTTKPDGTALVRPVAAQDTGGAIAGEVRADLFWGTGDAAGQLAGDMKQQGQIWMLWPKGAALPQVPQVADTEKK
- a CDS encoding MFS transporter → MPLALLALAVAAFGIGTTEFVIMGLLPDVARDLAVSIPHAGLLITGYALGVVFGAPILAIGTANMPRKATLLGMTLMFILGNVLCALAPNYVTLMAARVVTALCHGAFFGIGSVVAAGLVAPNKRAQAIAMMFTGLTLANVLGVPLGTALGQYAGWRSTFWAVSVIGVIAALAQWLWLPKHIPMDKANLASEFKVLGKVNVLLALGMSVLASTSLFSVFTYIAPILQDITGVSPHGVTVMLLLFGVGLTGGSMLGGRLADSRLLPSLVGVALAVVVILAAFSQTSRSVVPAAITLVLWGIFAFALCPILQLLIIDQAHEAPNLGSTLNQSAFNLGNAAGAWIGGLVVASGADLADLPWTGAMVGVLTVLTALFFIYLQRREAAAVNVSG
- a CDS encoding DUF1090 domain-containing protein, which codes for MKFFAPLALLTLCGVMAAPVMADEDAPGLTGCAAKKQGIMNQIEQAKSRGNADQQAGLQTALDEVTKNCTDAGLKKERENKVLDAKHEVSKRQADLDKAMKKGDPEKINKRKDKLAESRKELQDALDEIDK
- the metK gene encoding methionine adenosyltransferase, translating into MSEYSLFTSESVSEGHPDKIADQISDAVLDAIIAQDKHARVAVETLVKTGVAIVAGEVTTSAWVDLEQIVRDVICDIGYTSSEVGFDGATCGVMNIIGKQSPDINQGVDRAKPEDQGAGDQGLMFGYASNETDVLMPAPITFSHQLVQRQAEARKSGLLPWLRPDAKSQVTCRYEGGKVVGIDAVVLSTQHNPEVSYKDLREGVMELIVKHVLPAELLSKDTQFHINPTGQFIIGGPVGDCGLTGRKIIVDSYGGMARHGGGAFSGKDPSKVDRSAAYAGRYVAKNIVAAGLAERCEIQVSYAIGVAQPTSISLNTFGTGKISDDKIIKLVREVFDLRPYAITTMLDLLHPMYQETAAYGHFGRAPETKTVGEDTFTTFTWEKTDRADALRSAAGL
- a CDS encoding MAPEG family protein; protein product: MTVALWCVLIAIFLPYICTGVAKAVGGYRLSDNHDPRDFLESLNGVARRAHAAQLNSFEVMPAFAAAVIVAHLVGTAQLVTVNVLAVMFITSRLLYIICYLADWAILRSLVWFVGMGLIASFFFVSV
- a CDS encoding metalloregulator ArsR/SmtB family transcription factor, which encodes MNLRVPSIRHDDCDELAALCKAGGDPLRLNVLRALANDSFGVLELAQIFGIGQSGMSHHLKVLAQADLVATRREGNAIFYRRALPHTELLGGKLHAALLEEVDNLDLPDDVQLRIEQVHGQRAAASQDFFARVAEKFRAQQDLIAGLPQYRESVLALLDKLNFNGAATAIEVGPGDGAFLPELARRFGTVTALDNSPAMLELARQVCEREQLANVSLQLADALNGTSLQADCVVLNMVLHHFAAPADALKHMADLLQPGGSLLVTELCSHNQSWAREACGDLWLGFEQDDLARWATAAGLVPGESLYVGLRNGFQIQVRHFQRPAGDTHHR
- a CDS encoding cytochrome c; the encoded protein is MTLKRISVVLLACLTLSACGGVDPNSPLGQRKAIFKQMLKTGEDLGGMLRGRIPFDGPKFAEGAVKLDALSHEPWKHFPQVREEDHTSAKDDVWKQQARFQEMARNLEAATGELVIASQVQPYKASNLGPAVQKVEDACSACHKQFRDH
- a CDS encoding sodium:proton antiporter, translating into MLELVAAFICLTTLLTFVNFRFIGLPPTIGVMVTALLFSLILQGLSVLGYPGLEERVQQLIGQIDFGDLLMNWMLSFLLFAGALHVNLNDLRSYRWPIGLLATFGVLIATTVIGSLAYYIFALFGWHVSFLYCLLFGALISPTDPIAVLGVLRTANASKPLKTTIVGESLFNDGTAVVVFTVLLGIAQLGETPTVSATAMLFVHEAIGGVLFGGLIGYLVYRMIKSVEQHQITVMLTLALVIGGSAMATEIHVSAPIAMVVAGLIIGNVGRNLAMNDMTRRYLDGFWELLDDMLNALLFALIGMELLLLPFNWLHVAAASVLAVAILLSRLLTVAPAILLLRRWRTVPAGTIRILTWGGLRGGVSVALALALPLGPERDLLLSITYIVVLSSILLQGLTIGKLVKHATRNEPATTSEPAHH
- the ligB gene encoding NAD-dependent DNA ligase LigB, whose protein sequence is MLATLHLLSVFLVACTTLNAYADCPQWPATQAKSEIAALQKQINQWDDAYHREGRSLIADELYDQSRTRLNEWRECFKLPSPPDPLRTASGSNAHPIAHTGLDKLHKAEAVETWLRDRKDVWIQPKVDGVAVTLIYRAGVLHQAISRGDGVRGQDWTPSAQKIGAIPQRLRQPLDMLVQGELYWRLNEHVQARSGSVNARSTVAGLMGRKTLDAEQAAGIGLFVWDWPQGPAQLPERVATLATLGFATIEPYSHPVADFAAAQKWRDHWYRSPLPFATDGAVLRQSQRPPAERWQARAPYWAVAWKYPFAQALAEVRKVNFKIGRTGRITPVLELKPVMLDDREIKRVSASSFKRWQDLDIRPGDQVAISLAGLTIPRLDSVVLRAAERTNLNIPNADDFHALSCWQPTPGCESQFLARLTWLSGKQGLALQHVGRGTWEKLLETRRVNNLLDWLTLDAPELANIAGFGERSSERLMNSFHSARQRPFTQWLKALGLPPTGQAQLPDSWQALAQRDTEQWQAEAGIGPGRAAQLSAFFRDPQVLALSETLQAAGIDGF
- a CDS encoding EamA family transporter, translating into MLATGLVLMAALLHATWNTLIKFSAERLLVVACMDSVALLVVAIALPFVSLPPMEIWPWILASAAFELLYRYLLIQAYRVGDLGLVYPLMRGLSPLVVLALTLIFAGEVLTTQQIFGIMLIPLGMVCLLWQGGGGKHLPWSMLPVVALIGLCIGCYTYIDGQALRRWSHPLDYLVWVTLLSAWPFPLLAWVAKRPAFMLFWREQWRLGLAVGVCVLASYALVLWAMQLGSIAEAAALREISVILVVLFGMRYLKEPFGRPRLLACGLVLIGMLVMKF